A genomic region of Arachis hypogaea cultivar Tifrunner chromosome 5, arahy.Tifrunner.gnm2.J5K5, whole genome shotgun sequence contains the following coding sequences:
- the LOC112800499 gene encoding cyclin-D5-1-like has translation MGSSLTATSFSLSSLMCEEEGEACFFEDNYDDENEHTGIVFHEEDEEEYIEYLFSQETAFGFHNHDDCSAATFWLRTARFDAIDWIFNTQAKLGFKVHTAYLSVSYFDRFLSKRSIDESKPWAIQLLSVACLSLAAKMEEQNVPPLSEYSIVEYRFESKVIKNMELLILATLDWKMGSSSPTPFSYLHYFLTKFCPGSNSHTIITKATQHIVAMVKDVNLMDQRPSIIASAAILAAVDATLTRKTMDLRIRKISSWGNLESGDVFSCYNLIQEKRRNKVKTPCSNLMSNQSNSTCVLENQSDTACSGVKRKLSFQDTEETENYKKLHRH, from the exons atggggaGCTCTCTCACTGCCACCTCTTTTTCTTTGTCAAGTCTAATGTGTGAAGAAGAAGGTGAAGCTTGCTTCTTTGAAGACAACTATGATGATGAAAATGAACACACTGGGATTGTTTTtcatgaggaagatgaagaggaatacATTGAGTATTTGTTCAGCCAAGAAACTGCTTTTGGATTCCACAATCATGATGATTGCTCCGCCGCCACATTCTGGTTGAGGACTGCTCGTTTTGATGCCATTGATTGGATTTTCAAT ACACAGGCCAAACTTGGATTCAAAGTTCACACAGCTTATTTATCAGTCTCCTACTTTGATCGGTTTCTTTCAAAACGATCCATTGAT GAATCAAAACCTTGGGCTATTCAATTATTATCGGTGGCATGCTTATCTCTTGCAGCAAAAATGGAAGAGCAAAATGTGCCTCCACTCTCTGAATATTCAATAGTTGAATACAGATTTGAGAGCAAAGTGATTAAGAACATGGAGCTTCTGATTCTTGCTACCTTGGATTGGAAAATgggatcatcatcaccaactccTTTTTCTTATCTCCATTACTTTCTCACAAAGTTCTGCCCTGGATCCAATTCACACACAATCATCACAAAAGCCACCCAACACATTGTAGCCATGGTCAAAG ATgttaatttgatggatcaacgGCCATCTATAATAGCCTCCGCTGCAATATTAGCAGCAGTTGATGCTACATTAACAAGAAAGACCATGGATCTTAGGATAAGAAAAATCTCATCTTGGGGCAATCTAGAAAGT GGAGATGTATTTTCCTGTTATAATCTTATACAGGAGAAGAGGAGGAACAAAGTTAAGACCCCTTGCTCGAATTTAATGTCAAACCAATCGAACTCCACGTGTGTTCTTGAGAATCAATCTGACACCGCTTGTTCCGGAGTTAAGAGAAAACTTTCTTTTCAGGACACTGAGGAAACAGAAAACTACAAGAAGCTACATCGTCACTAG
- the LOC140184794 gene encoding uncharacterized protein, translated as MTKQIKNIRSKILTAQSYQKSYADQRRKPLEFEEGDHVFLRVTPTTDVGRAIKTKKLNPRYIGPFHILKRLGPVAYRIALPSHLLNLHNIFYVSQFRKYTFYASHVLEPEPFQLKDDLMFQVIPVRIDDVSIRKLRGKEAQLVKVAWSRAGVEEHTWELESKMREDYPQ; from the coding sequence ATGACGAAGCAGATTAAGAATATCCGATCTAAAATTCTTACTGCTCAGAGTTATCAGAAAAGCTATGCTGATCAGAGACGGAAACCTTTAGAGTTTGAAGAGGGCGACCATGTGTTTTTGAGGGTTACTCCGACTACAGATGTCGGGAGAGCGATAAAAACAAAGAAACTAAATCCCCGTTATATTGGTCCATTTCACATCCTGAAGAGGCTCGGGCCAGTGGCGTATCGGATAGCTCTACCATCTCATCTTTTGAACCTGCACAACATATTTTACGTTTCGCAGTTTCGGAAGTATACCTTTTATGCAAGCCATGTCTTAGAGCCTGAACCATTTCAATTGAAAGATGATTTGATGTTTCAAGTGATCCCGGTCAGAATTGACGATGTTAGTATCAGGAAACTTCGAGGAAAAGAAGCTCAGTTAGTAAAGGTTGCATGGAGTCGAGCCGGAGTTGAGGAGCACACTTGGGAGCTTGAATCGAAGATGAGAGAGGATTATCCGCAGTAA